A single region of the Garra rufa chromosome 6, GarRuf1.0, whole genome shotgun sequence genome encodes:
- the LOC141336146 gene encoding RNA exonuclease 5-like — protein MRRHLQQVCERLEQMCVLYMGPLPSDSTESLVHSLLKRCGPLRTVRLLHYTHGVHAQVVFDHLEGAQLALEHLDGHQINDCIIKVRRPVHQMCLDLDERLSERQNDPLNANLIYVCNLSSKPHRHEDQLQTFRRFGSIQHISATDHSGKRNRQAFIRFECAESAQAAVDNALQNNRKLSVCHALTPPHLTSWIHSCPVTTETGPNTDEQGEECDEQLLERKMKKLDARVGKVFRALEDNCLSVVILPGYRSKSGDHPGLCFIHIKQSD, from the exons ATGAGACGACACCTGCAGCAg gtgtGTGAGCGTCTGGAGCAGATGTGTGTGCTGTATATGGGTCCGCTGCCGTCTGACTCCACAGAGTCTCTGGTTCACAGTCTCCTGAAGCGCTGCGGACCCCTGAGGACCGTCAGACTGCTGCACTACACACACggg GTTCATGCGCAGGTGGTGTTTGATCATCTTGAAGGAGCTCAGCTGGCTCTAGAACATCTCGATGGACACCAGATCAACGACTGCATCATCAAG GTGCGGCGTCCCGTACACCAGATGTGTCTGGATCTGGACGAGCGTCTCTCTGAGCGTCAGAACGATCCTCTCAACGCTAACCTCATCTACGTGTGTAATCTATCCTCCAAACCGCATCGGCATGAAGACCAGCTCCAGACCTTCAGACGGTTCGGCTCTATTCAACACATCAGCGCTACAGATCATTCTGGGAAACGCAACAGACAGGCCTTCATCA GGTTCGAGTGTGCTGAAAGCGCTCAGGCCGCAGTGGACAACGCTCTCCAGAACAACAGGAAGCTGTCAGTGTGTCACGCTCTGACTCCGCCCCACTTGACCTCATGGATACACTCGTGCCCTGTTACCACGGAAACCGGCCCAAACACAGACGAGCAGGGGGAGGAGTGTGAC GAGCAACTGCTGGAGCGGAAGATGAAGAAACTGGATGCAAGAGTGGGGAAAGTGTTCAGAGCGCTGGAGGACAACTGTCTGAGTGTTGTGATCCTGCCCGGATACAGAAG caAGAGCGGTGATCATCCTGGTCTCTGCTTCATTCACATCAAACAGAGCGACTGA